Genomic segment of Candidatus Methanoperedens sp.:
CCCCGTGAGCGTTTATGAAGTGGTATCCATGGGCAGGTTCTCATCAAAAGGTTTGTTCAGGAAGCTGGGGAAGGAAGATATGCAGGCGATAGATGACGCCCTGGAAATAGTAGGCATGAAGGATTATAAAAACAGGAGGATAGGGGAACTTTCCGGAGGGCAGCAGCAGCGGGTATTCATAGCCAGGGCTCTTGCAAGCAAGCCGGAATTATTGATCCTGGATGAGCCAACGGTTGGAGTGGATATAACGGGACAAAAAGAATTCTATGACTTTTTGGAGAGATTGCATAATGAGAAAAAAATTACACTTGTGCTCGTAACCCATGATGTCAGCAACATATCTTCAAGGGTGAGGAAAATCGCATGCATCAATAAGCGGATGTTCACGGAATGCCATCCTGAGGAACTGTTCGGCTTTGGCCCCGAAGGAATGAAGGTCGTGCATCACCTGCATGGAGAGTAATATGCTGGAAGTATTCCAATACGGTTTCATGCAGCGGGCACTGGTGGCCGGCATTATGATCGCCATAGTCTGCTCCGTTATCGGGACATTTATAGTTTTAAAAAGACTTTCGATGATCG
This window contains:
- a CDS encoding metal ABC transporter ATP-binding protein, whose protein sequence is MDENIIEITGVSFKQDTSGILEDINLVIKRGEFLGIIGPNGAGKTTLLKLILGLIKPNEGTIKLFGEDIHRFKKWYKIGYIPQHALNFDSNFPVSVYEVVSMGRFSSKGLFRKLGKEDMQAIDDALEIVGMKDYKNRRIGELSGGQQQRVFIARALASKPELLILDEPTVGVDITGQKEFYDFLERLHNEKKITLVLVTHDVSNISSRVRKIACINKRMFTECHPEELFGFGPEGMKVVHHLHGE